From a single Ignavibacteria bacterium genomic region:
- a CDS encoding D-alanine--D-alanine ligase, with the protein MKTKNETKVVLLAGGASSEREVSKSSSSGIYKALLANGYKVTVIDPALGVNQHNEAEKYFLPDDGRQVSFLNYIPSVSLPVFDDADLVFIGLHGRWGEDGQIQSLLQLRGLKYTGPGVLSCALAMNKGKAKIIFNNSGVIVPKGFNVFRESFDYKIDKDWVIKDFGFPVIVKPNDEGSTFGLTLVEKEDQLEEAFRFAFQYSENVLIEEYIPGRELTVGVLDGVALPVLEIRPKHGLYDYECKYTSGMSEYLVPAPIDDDLAAFIQEQTLLAYHSIGCKGYARVDFRLSPENKPFCLEVNSLPGMTATSLLPKMAKEKGISYEELVDKIVRISL; encoded by the coding sequence ATGAAGACAAAAAACGAAACAAAAGTGGTTTTACTCGCCGGTGGGGCATCTTCCGAGAGGGAAGTCTCGAAAAGTTCATCCTCCGGCATCTACAAAGCTCTCCTCGCAAATGGTTATAAAGTAACAGTTATTGATCCGGCTCTCGGAGTCAACCAGCACAATGAAGCAGAAAAGTACTTTTTACCCGATGATGGCAGGCAGGTATCTTTCCTGAATTATATCCCTTCTGTCAGTTTGCCGGTTTTTGATGATGCAGATCTTGTTTTTATCGGTCTTCATGGCAGGTGGGGTGAAGACGGACAAATACAGTCACTGCTTCAATTAAGAGGACTAAAATATACAGGTCCCGGTGTGCTTTCCTGCGCTCTGGCAATGAACAAAGGGAAGGCAAAAATAATTTTCAATAACAGTGGTGTAATCGTTCCAAAAGGTTTTAATGTTTTCAGGGAGAGTTTTGATTACAAAATTGACAAGGACTGGGTAATCAAAGATTTCGGTTTCCCCGTTATTGTCAAACCAAACGATGAAGGATCCACCTTCGGGTTAACACTAGTTGAAAAAGAGGATCAACTTGAAGAGGCCTTCAGATTCGCTTTTCAATATTCTGAAAATGTACTGATAGAGGAGTATATCCCCGGGAGGGAGCTCACAGTCGGGGTCCTTGACGGAGTCGCACTTCCTGTTCTGGAGATCAGACCAAAGCATGGTCTCTACGATTACGAGTGTAAGTACACATCCGGAATGAGTGAATATCTTGTTCCTGCACCGATTGATGATGATCTCGCTGCATTTATCCAGGAACAAACACTTCTTGCCTACCATTCAATCGGATGTAAAGGATATGCGAGAGTCGATTTTCGGCTCTCTCCTGAAAACAAACCATTCTGTCTGGAGGTCAATTCACTCCCTGGAATGACGGCAACAAGTCTCCTCCCCAAGATGGCAAAGGAAAAAGGGATCAGCTACGAAGAACTGGTTGACAAAATTGTAAGGATTTCCCTCTGA
- a CDS encoding replication-associated recombination protein A, translating into MTLNESFVPLAERCRPLKLDDFKGQEHLLAKGKPLRNMIESGFISSFLLWGPPGTGKTTIAKIIAHSTGSKFHQINAVSSGVKEVREIIAKALEEKTKGFKTILFIDEIHRFNKGQQDALLGSVEQGTITLIGATTENPSFEVIPALRSRMRIFKLNELAEQDITGIIKGALTNDPVLSMAKVDFDDIAFDYLYLVSGGDARSALNIVEAIVLSSPEAAKVTISQAEIENVIQKKNIIYDKAGEEHYNIISAFIKSIRGSDPDAAVYWMARMLAGGEDPLFIARRMIILASEDIGNASPNALLLAEATFSAVDKIGMPEARIILSQCATYLASSPKSNASYQAIDKALADVEKEPLHAVPLHLRNAPTGYMKNIGYGTNYRYPHSYPGHFLQEEYLPKELKGRQYYLPSENGSEKSIKERLAAIWKGFKKY; encoded by the coding sequence ATGACTCTGAATGAAAGTTTTGTTCCTCTCGCCGAAAGATGCAGACCTCTCAAACTTGACGATTTTAAGGGGCAGGAACACCTCCTTGCAAAAGGAAAACCCCTGCGTAATATGATTGAGTCGGGGTTTATTTCCTCCTTTCTCCTGTGGGGTCCACCCGGTACGGGCAAAACAACCATAGCCAAGATTATTGCACATTCCACGGGTTCTAAATTTCATCAAATTAATGCTGTTTCTTCAGGCGTCAAGGAAGTAAGAGAGATTATTGCCAAGGCTCTCGAAGAAAAAACAAAAGGATTTAAGACAATTCTTTTTATCGATGAAATCCACAGGTTCAACAAAGGGCAGCAGGATGCGTTGCTCGGTTCTGTGGAACAGGGAACAATCACTCTTATTGGCGCCACTACCGAAAATCCTTCCTTTGAAGTAATCCCGGCTCTAAGATCGAGGATGAGAATTTTCAAACTGAATGAGCTTGCGGAGCAGGACATTACGGGGATAATAAAGGGGGCTTTGACGAATGACCCGGTACTCTCGATGGCAAAAGTCGATTTTGATGATATTGCATTCGACTATCTTTACCTTGTTTCAGGAGGTGATGCCCGGTCTGCTTTGAATATCGTTGAAGCGATTGTGTTGTCGAGTCCTGAAGCTGCGAAAGTAACGATTAGTCAGGCGGAAATTGAAAATGTCATCCAGAAAAAGAATATTATTTACGATAAAGCCGGTGAAGAACATTATAACATCATCTCTGCATTCATAAAAAGTATCAGAGGAAGTGATCCCGATGCGGCCGTTTACTGGATGGCAAGAATGCTTGCCGGAGGTGAGGACCCGCTTTTTATCGCAAGAAGAATGATAATCCTGGCATCTGAAGATATCGGAAACGCCTCGCCCAATGCCCTTTTACTCGCTGAGGCAACTTTTTCTGCTGTTGATAAAATCGGGATGCCCGAGGCACGGATAATTCTGTCTCAATGTGCCACTTACCTTGCATCTTCTCCTAAAAGTAATGCATCTTATCAGGCTATCGACAAGGCACTCGCAGATGTTGAGAAGGAACCACTCCATGCAGTTCCACTTCATCTTCGGAATGCGCCCACCGGTTACATGAAAAATATTGGTTACGGCACAAACTACCGATATCCACACAGCTATCCCGGTCATTTTTTGCAGGAGGAATACCTTCCGAAAGAATTGAAGGGAAGGCAGTATTATCTTCCTTCTGAAAACGGCAGTGAAAAAAGCATTAAGGAGAGACTTGCAGCCATTTGGAAGGGTTTCAAGAAATATTAG
- a CDS encoding class II aldolase/adducin family protein has protein sequence MQEVEELLRYSKLSWERGFLAATDGNLSVRLANGNILITGSSVCKGEITASDFVEIDPNGNKVSGVRKVSTEYKLHLHIYKNRTDVNAVVHTHPVSALVCASSNISLDKPLFPEVILTLGRIPTCRYAAPSTDGLHHSLDPYLEYATVFLLENHGAVATGRNLKEAFYRTDKLEHTARVVLEAAKTGGIKPLLRHQIDELYAIAGKSYGISLHQKNRF, from the coding sequence ATGCAAGAAGTAGAAGAACTTCTTCGATACTCAAAATTGTCCTGGGAGAGGGGTTTTCTTGCTGCAACTGACGGGAATCTGTCTGTCAGACTTGCGAATGGAAACATCCTGATAACAGGTTCTTCTGTTTGCAAAGGCGAGATAACTGCGAGCGATTTTGTGGAAATTGACCCGAACGGAAATAAAGTTTCGGGAGTCAGAAAAGTCAGCACAGAATATAAACTTCATCTCCACATTTATAAAAACAGAACTGATGTAAATGCAGTAGTTCATACGCATCCCGTCTCTGCACTTGTTTGTGCTTCTTCAAATATTTCACTGGATAAACCTCTGTTTCCTGAGGTAATACTCACACTCGGGCGTATCCCGACCTGCAGATATGCTGCACCTTCAACAGACGGACTTCACCATTCTCTCGATCCTTATCTCGAATATGCAACGGTTTTTCTACTTGAAAATCATGGAGCAGTTGCAACGGGCAGGAATCTCAAAGAAGCATTTTACAGAACTGACAAACTGGAACATACTGCCAGGGTAGTGCTTGAGGCAGCAAAAACAGGGGGAATAAAACCTCTGCTTAGGCATCAAATTGATGAATTGTATGCAATTGCGGGAAAAAGCTACGGCATTAGTTTACATCAAAAAAACAGATTTTAG
- a CDS encoding Gfo/Idh/MocA family oxidoreductase, whose amino-acid sequence MLNIASSIKRQKMMWGIAGLGNFAESGFMPAFNLLRRAKLHSVYSGDIHRAKSFADKFGAANHFDNFDAFLASGIDAVYIAGANSTHFLQAKKALLAGIFVLCEKPITNTAEEAAELHKLAQEAGRIFTINYTYRYHPFIVKAKDLLDNHKLGRILNIQADFNVDLVPGSNFRYERALAGGGALRDLGTHMIDTFRYLLGDISEISGYLDNLVYKADVEDFATAVVKFENGSYGNFTVSYAAKKGINSLKITGHKGSVRIDNLIGMRYSSSKLTISLDGEAQKVFRKRANKLYRLLRDVNTSFLKKVQPPITSLDGLANMQLMEALERKCKK is encoded by the coding sequence ATGCTTAATATAGCTTCCTCGATTAAAAGACAAAAAATGATGTGGGGCATCGCGGGTCTGGGAAATTTCGCAGAATCGGGGTTTATGCCGGCTTTCAATCTTTTGAGGAGGGCAAAACTTCATTCGGTCTATAGTGGAGACATCCACCGGGCTAAATCATTTGCCGATAAATTTGGTGCCGCTAACCATTTTGATAATTTTGATGCTTTTCTTGCATCAGGAATAGACGCGGTTTACATAGCCGGCGCCAACTCGACTCACTTTTTGCAGGCAAAAAAGGCTCTGCTTGCCGGAATATTTGTGTTGTGCGAAAAGCCTATAACGAATACCGCTGAAGAGGCTGCTGAATTGCACAAACTCGCTCAGGAAGCAGGCAGAATCTTTACCATCAACTATACCTATAGATACCACCCCTTCATAGTTAAAGCAAAAGACCTGCTGGATAATCATAAACTTGGTAGAATCTTAAACATTCAGGCAGATTTTAATGTCGACCTTGTACCCGGTTCAAATTTCAGGTATGAGCGAGCACTGGCAGGTGGAGGTGCACTTCGAGACCTTGGGACCCACATGATAGACACATTCCGGTATTTACTGGGAGATATATCGGAAATATCCGGATATCTCGATAATCTTGTTTATAAAGCCGATGTGGAAGATTTTGCCACTGCTGTCGTAAAATTCGAAAACGGCAGTTATGGCAATTTTACCGTTTCTTATGCAGCAAAAAAAGGGATAAATTCCCTTAAAATTACCGGTCACAAGGGCTCTGTTCGTATAGACAATCTGATCGGGATGCGCTACAGTTCTTCAAAACTGACCATAAGTCTGGATGGAGAGGCTCAGAAAGTCTTCCGTAAGAGAGCGAATAAACTTTACCGGCTTTTGCGTGATGTTAATACATCCTTTCTGAAAAAAGTTCAACCGCCGATTACCTCCCTTGACGGGCTTGCGAATATGCAGCTCATGGAGGCTCTGGAAAGAAAATGCAAGAAGTAG
- a CDS encoding septum formation initiator family protein: MTDKKKPRLFLWFSVLIVGLIATYIIFNANGFFRHSELKQQIKDLGMELDTLRRQNKGLRDQIDSLQKQYDAKIEQVAREKHNMKKENEKVIKVEKK; the protein is encoded by the coding sequence ATGACGGATAAGAAGAAGCCACGGTTGTTTCTCTGGTTTTCGGTTTTGATAGTCGGATTGATTGCTACCTATATCATTTTCAATGCCAATGGTTTCTTCAGGCACAGTGAATTGAAACAACAGATTAAAGACCTTGGGATGGAGCTTGACACTCTTCGCCGTCAGAATAAAGGGCTTCGGGATCAAATCGATTCGCTGCAAAAGCAGTATGATGCCAAAATTGAGCAAGTGGCAAGAGAAAAGCACAACATGAAAAAAGAGAATGAAAAAGTCATCAAGGTTGAGAAAAAATGA
- a CDS encoding ArsC family transcriptional regulator, which translates to MNIIIIGTKKCRETQKAERYFKERRVPFHFRDLNEKGLAKGELENITAVLDIDEVFDENSDRYKKLNMQYMVFDKFTKLLDDSLLLKTPVVRNGKKCTVGYEPETWKKWIEESK; encoded by the coding sequence ATGAACATTATTATAATTGGTACAAAAAAATGTCGTGAGACACAAAAGGCTGAAAGATATTTTAAGGAAAGACGGGTACCTTTTCATTTTAGAGATTTGAACGAAAAAGGACTTGCAAAAGGAGAACTGGAAAACATCACAGCAGTTCTCGATATCGATGAAGTGTTTGATGAAAATTCCGACCGTTACAAAAAGCTAAACATGCAGTATATGGTCTTCGATAAGTTTACAAAATTATTGGATGATTCTCTTCTCCTAAAAACTCCGGTCGTAAGGAACGGTAAAAAATGCACCGTCGGCTACGAACCGGAAACCTGGAAAAAGTGGATCGAAGAAAGCAAGTAA
- a CDS encoding methylenetetrahydrofolate reductase, producing the protein MKVTEVLANAKDTLISFEIIPPKRGGEIDSLLHTIESIARYKPPFIDITSHAAEIVYEETPKGIRKKVIRKRPGTLGICALIQNKYRIEAVPHILCKNFTKEETEDFLIELGYLGVNNVLAIQGDDKGFEKEISSGRTTNKYAIDLVKQVADMNKGIYLEEELLDAKPSNFCIGVSGYPEKHYEAPNLKTDLLFTKQKIEAGADYIVTQMFFDNNAFFNYREKAAEIGITAPILPGLKILTSKSHLKNIPKNFYINIPEELSGEIMEAKPEHVMEVGVNWAVKQAEDLINSGVPCLHFYIMQNPKPVNMLMEKLKI; encoded by the coding sequence ATGAAAGTTACAGAAGTTCTTGCCAACGCTAAAGATACATTAATCAGTTTTGAGATAATTCCACCAAAAAGAGGTGGCGAAATCGACAGCCTTCTTCACACAATAGAGAGTATTGCCCGTTATAAACCTCCCTTTATCGATATAACAAGCCATGCGGCCGAAATCGTTTATGAAGAGACTCCAAAAGGAATCAGAAAAAAAGTTATCCGCAAACGCCCCGGAACTTTGGGGATTTGCGCTCTTATTCAAAACAAGTACAGAATTGAAGCTGTTCCCCACATCCTGTGTAAAAACTTCACAAAGGAAGAAACAGAGGATTTTCTTATTGAACTCGGTTATCTCGGAGTGAATAATGTTCTCGCAATTCAGGGTGATGACAAAGGATTTGAAAAAGAGATTTCAAGCGGCAGAACAACAAACAAATATGCAATTGATCTGGTTAAACAGGTCGCCGATATGAACAAGGGGATCTATCTTGAAGAGGAACTTCTGGATGCAAAACCATCCAATTTTTGTATCGGAGTTTCAGGATATCCTGAAAAACATTACGAGGCTCCCAACTTGAAGACAGATCTGCTTTTCACAAAGCAAAAAATAGAGGCCGGTGCCGATTACATTGTCACTCAGATGTTTTTTGACAATAATGCATTTTTCAACTATCGCGAGAAAGCGGCTGAAATCGGGATTACCGCTCCAATACTGCCGGGATTAAAGATACTGACTTCAAAATCGCATTTAAAGAACATTCCAAAGAACTTTTACATCAACATTCCCGAGGAACTTTCGGGTGAAATAATGGAAGCAAAACCTGAGCATGTGATGGAAGTGGGAGTAAACTGGGCAGTGAAACAAGCCGAAGACCTCATCAATTCGGGTGTACCGTGTCTGCACTTCTACATAATGCAGAACCCGAAACCGGTGAACATGCTGATGGAAAAACTTAAAATTTAA